The Sphingorhabdus sp. Alg231-15 genome has a segment encoding these proteins:
- a CDS encoding 2-oxo acid dehydrogenase subunit E2, whose amino-acid sequence MSIYTFNLPDIGEGIAEAEIVAWHVKVGDRVEEDDQIADMMTDKATVEMEAPVSGTVVAVAGEEGDIIAIGSMLVQIESEVDEGAAEEDMAQSRATAESDAMTPPQVTEIKDESTPKAEAPTPAPEVAKDAVEPPQSDVMAADNAPSAKVLATPAVRKRAADLGVDLSLVKAQGEHIRHSDLDAYLSYGSGQGYRPAGASQKRDDETIKVIGMRRKIAQNMAESKRHIPHFSYVDEIDMTALEDMRADLNANRGDRPKLTMLPLMIVAICKSLPQFPMLNATYDDEAGLVTRHGAVHLGMATQTEQGLMVPVIRDAQDKNIWQLAADIGRLSAAARDGSAKADELSGSTLTLTSLGPLGGIATTPVIQRPQVAIIGPNKIVERPMIIDGEIQARKLMNLSISCDHRVVDGYDAASYVQALKHLLETPVLLFAD is encoded by the coding sequence ATGAGCATATACACTTTTAACCTGCCGGATATCGGCGAAGGCATTGCTGAGGCGGAGATCGTTGCTTGGCATGTGAAGGTTGGTGACCGGGTTGAGGAAGATGACCAGATTGCCGACATGATGACCGACAAGGCGACGGTTGAAATGGAGGCGCCGGTATCAGGAACGGTTGTTGCTGTTGCTGGGGAAGAGGGCGACATTATTGCGATTGGTTCGATGTTGGTTCAGATAGAGTCTGAAGTTGACGAAGGGGCCGCGGAAGAGGACATGGCGCAAAGTCGCGCGACGGCCGAGAGTGACGCTATGACGCCACCACAAGTTACTGAAATAAAAGACGAAAGTACGCCAAAGGCCGAAGCTCCAACGCCGGCGCCCGAAGTTGCCAAAGACGCGGTGGAACCACCACAAAGTGACGTCATGGCAGCAGATAACGCACCATCGGCAAAGGTTCTCGCGACCCCCGCTGTGCGCAAACGCGCTGCGGATCTGGGCGTCGATCTGAGCCTGGTAAAGGCTCAGGGTGAGCATATCCGGCATAGTGATCTGGACGCTTATCTGAGCTATGGCAGCGGGCAGGGCTATCGTCCCGCTGGCGCCTCTCAGAAGCGTGATGACGAGACAATCAAGGTCATCGGCATGCGCCGCAAGATCGCTCAGAACATGGCGGAATCGAAGCGCCATATTCCGCATTTTTCTTATGTCGATGAGATTGATATGACAGCGCTGGAGGACATGCGCGCGGACCTTAATGCCAATCGTGGTGACCGGCCAAAGCTGACTATGTTGCCTCTGATGATCGTTGCGATTTGCAAATCCTTGCCGCAGTTCCCGATGCTCAACGCGACCTATGACGACGAGGCTGGCCTTGTGACGCGTCATGGCGCTGTGCACCTGGGCATGGCCACCCAGACGGAACAGGGCCTCATGGTGCCTGTTATACGGGATGCACAGGACAAGAATATATGGCAATTGGCGGCAGATATCGGCCGTTTATCGGCTGCTGCGCGCGATGGTAGTGCAAAAGCAGATGAATTGTCGGGATCGACGCTGACATTGACGTCTCTGGGGCCTTTGGGTGGCATTGCGACCACACCCGTGATTCAACGTCCGCAGGTCGCCATTATCGGCCCTAACAAGATCGTCGAGCGCCCCATGATCATTGACGGCGAGATTCAAGCGCGCAAGCTTATGAATCTGTCGATCTCGTGTGATCACAGGGTCGTGGACGGCTATGATGCCGCCAGCTATGTGCAAGCGCTCAAGCATTTGCTCGAGACACCTGTTTTATTATTCGCTGACTGA